In Streptomyces sp. NBC_00483, a single window of DNA contains:
- a CDS encoding MGH1-like glycoside hydrolase domain-containing protein — MKKESRVGPTGDGSGRSRLWGPYLSERQWGTVREDYSPGGDAWSYFPHDHARSRAYRWGEDGLGGLCDDKQRLCLAVALWNGRDPILKERAFGLTNAEGNHGEDVKEYYFYLDATPSNSYLKYLYKYPQAPYPYNDLVAVNGGRSRQEFEYELLDTGIFGEQRYFDVTVEYAKAEHDDILMRITVDNRGPEEATLHVLPTLWFRNTWSWGEHSAAGQKPVLRAAEGSRSTRTIRADHPELGSYDLRCDATAELLFTENETNSERLFGSPNASPYVKDGIGRYVIEGDEGAVDPEQQGTKAAAHHKLTVPAGGSETLRLRLGPAGAQLSLARGFDAVFRDRIAEADAFYRELTPKGKSEDEARVMRQALAGMLWSKQYYSFDLETWLAEHHMTPWSMPRAGVRNREWFHMVSDDIVSMPDKWEYPWFAAWDLAFHAVALSVVDIDFAKQQIELLLRDSFQHPNGQIPAYEWSFGDVNPPVHAWAAYFVYTVEKETTGRTDHEFLERTFQKLLTNFTWWVNRKDPTGRNVFQGGFLGLDNIGVFDRSAPLPTGGSLEQADGTAWMALYCQSMLQIALELVEQNEMYDDLVLKFVEHYLWISASMDRLGNLGDELWDEEDGFFYDVLRLPDGEAVRLKVRSMVGLLPLCASTVFQPQQLERLDGLGERLQRFASRHPSLSVTLSQAQAGKAGGPRLLSVVDEKKLVRVLSRVLSEDEFLSPYGIRALSKYHEENPYTFTVHGQEYSVGYLPAESDTGMFGGNSNWRGPVWMPMNALVIRSLLHLYGFYGDELTVECPTGSGVRMNLFEVAEEISTRLGRIFLRDEDGNRPVYGGQAIFRDDPHWRDLISFYEYFHGDNGAGIGASHQTGWTGLVAALTKIFGTLGPDAFRPRNTRR, encoded by the coding sequence ATGAAGAAGGAATCGCGCGTCGGGCCGACCGGCGACGGAAGCGGACGCTCGCGCCTGTGGGGCCCGTACCTGAGCGAGCGGCAGTGGGGAACGGTGCGTGAGGACTACAGCCCGGGGGGCGACGCGTGGTCGTACTTCCCGCACGACCACGCCCGTTCGCGCGCCTACCGGTGGGGCGAGGACGGCCTCGGCGGCCTCTGCGACGACAAGCAGCGCCTGTGTCTCGCGGTCGCCCTGTGGAACGGCCGCGACCCCATCCTCAAGGAGCGCGCCTTCGGCCTGACCAACGCGGAGGGCAACCACGGCGAGGACGTCAAGGAGTACTACTTCTACCTCGACGCCACGCCCAGCAACTCCTACCTGAAGTACCTGTACAAGTATCCGCAGGCCCCGTACCCGTACAACGACCTCGTGGCCGTCAACGGCGGGCGCTCCCGGCAGGAGTTCGAGTACGAGCTGCTCGACACCGGAATCTTCGGCGAGCAGCGGTACTTCGACGTGACGGTGGAGTACGCCAAGGCGGAACACGACGACATCCTGATGCGGATCACCGTCGACAACCGGGGCCCGGAAGAGGCGACGCTGCACGTCCTGCCGACGCTGTGGTTCCGCAACACCTGGTCGTGGGGCGAGCACTCCGCCGCGGGCCAGAAGCCGGTGCTGCGCGCGGCCGAGGGCTCGCGCTCCACCCGCACGATCCGTGCCGACCACCCGGAGCTCGGCAGCTACGACCTGCGCTGCGACGCCACGGCCGAGCTGCTGTTCACGGAGAACGAGACCAACAGCGAGCGGCTGTTCGGCTCACCCAACGCCTCCCCCTACGTCAAGGACGGCATCGGCCGGTACGTGATCGAGGGCGACGAGGGGGCCGTCGACCCGGAGCAGCAGGGCACCAAGGCCGCCGCCCACCACAAACTCACCGTGCCCGCCGGCGGGTCCGAGACGCTGCGGCTGCGCCTCGGGCCCGCCGGTGCCCAGCTCAGCCTGGCCCGCGGCTTCGACGCGGTGTTCCGCGACCGGATCGCCGAAGCGGACGCGTTCTACCGGGAGTTGACGCCGAAGGGTAAGAGCGAGGACGAGGCGCGGGTGATGCGCCAGGCGCTCGCCGGGATGCTGTGGTCCAAGCAGTACTACTCGTTCGACCTGGAGACGTGGCTCGCCGAGCACCACATGACGCCGTGGAGCATGCCACGGGCCGGCGTGCGCAACCGCGAGTGGTTCCACATGGTCAGCGACGACATCGTGTCCATGCCGGACAAGTGGGAGTACCCGTGGTTCGCGGCCTGGGACCTCGCCTTCCACGCGGTGGCCCTGTCCGTCGTCGACATCGACTTCGCCAAGCAGCAGATCGAACTCCTGCTGCGGGACTCCTTCCAGCACCCCAACGGGCAGATTCCGGCCTACGAGTGGAGCTTCGGCGACGTCAATCCGCCGGTGCACGCCTGGGCCGCGTACTTCGTGTACACGGTGGAGAAGGAGACGACCGGCCGCACGGATCACGAGTTCCTGGAGCGCACCTTCCAAAAGCTCCTGACGAACTTCACATGGTGGGTCAACCGCAAGGACCCGACCGGCCGCAATGTCTTCCAGGGCGGCTTCCTCGGCCTCGACAACATCGGCGTCTTCGACCGCAGCGCGCCCCTGCCCACCGGCGGCTCCCTGGAGCAGGCCGACGGCACGGCGTGGATGGCCCTGTACTGCCAGTCGATGCTCCAGATCGCCCTCGAACTCGTCGAGCAGAACGAGATGTACGACGATCTGGTCCTGAAGTTCGTCGAGCACTATCTGTGGATCTCCGCGTCCATGGACCGGCTCGGCAACCTCGGTGACGAACTCTGGGACGAGGAGGACGGGTTCTTCTACGACGTGCTGCGGCTGCCCGACGGGGAGGCGGTGCGGCTGAAGGTCCGCTCGATGGTCGGCCTGCTGCCGCTGTGCGCGTCCACCGTCTTCCAGCCGCAACAGCTGGAGCGCCTCGACGGCCTCGGTGAGCGGTTGCAGCGGTTCGCCTCGCGCCACCCGTCCCTGTCCGTGACGCTGTCACAGGCGCAGGCCGGCAAGGCGGGCGGGCCCCGGCTCCTCTCCGTCGTCGACGAGAAGAAGCTGGTGCGCGTCCTGTCCCGGGTGCTGTCGGAGGACGAGTTCCTCAGCCCGTACGGGATCAGGGCGCTGTCCAAGTACCACGAGGAGAACCCCTACACGTTCACGGTGCACGGCCAGGAGTACTCAGTGGGCTATCTGCCCGCCGAGTCCGACACCGGCATGTTCGGCGGCAACTCCAACTGGCGCGGCCCGGTGTGGATGCCGATGAACGCCCTCGTCATCCGGTCCCTGCTGCATCTGTACGGCTTCTACGGCGACGAGCTCACCGTCGAGTGCCCGACGGGCTCCGGGGTGCGCATGAACCTCTTCGAGGTCGCGGAGGAGATCTCCACGCGGCTCGGCCGCATCTTCCTGCGCGACGAGGACGGGAACCGCCCGGTGTACGGCGGCCAGGCGATTTTCCGGGACGACCCGCACTGGCGCGACCTCATCTCCTTCTACGAGTACTTCCACGGCGACAACGGGGCCGGCATCGGCGCCTCGCACCAGACGGGGTGGACGGGGCTCGTCGCGGCCCTGACGAAGATCTTCGGCACGCTCGGCCCCGACGCCTTCCGACCGCGCAACACCAGGAGGTAG